A section of the Enterobacter sp. C2 genome encodes:
- the nadA gene encoding quinolinate synthase NadA — protein sequence MSVMFDPEATIYPFPPKPRPLSLDEKAFYREKIKRLLKERDAVMVAHYYTDPEIQQLAEETGGCISDSLEMARFGAKHPASTLLVAGVRFMGETAKILSPEKTILMPTLDAECSLDLGCPIEAFSAFCDAHPDRTVVVYANTSAAVKARADWVVTSSIAVELIEHLDSLGEKIIWAPDRHLGSYVQKQTGADILCWQGACIVHDEFKTQALARMKALYPDAAVLVHPESPQAVVDMADAVGSTSQLINAAKTLPHPQLIVATDRGIFYKMQQAVPGKELLEAPTAGEGATCRSCAHCPWMAMNGLQAIAEGLEKGGALHEIHVDAKLREGALLPLNRMLDFAATLR from the coding sequence ATGAGCGTAATGTTCGATCCTGAAGCTACGATTTACCCCTTCCCGCCTAAGCCGCGCCCGCTGAGCCTCGACGAAAAAGCGTTTTATCGCGAAAAGATCAAAAGGCTACTGAAGGAGCGGGATGCGGTTATGGTGGCCCACTACTATACCGATCCAGAGATCCAGCAGCTTGCCGAGGAGACCGGCGGCTGTATCTCTGATTCCTTAGAGATGGCGCGCTTTGGGGCGAAGCATCCTGCCTCCACGCTGCTGGTGGCTGGGGTTCGCTTTATGGGCGAGACCGCTAAAATCCTCAGCCCGGAAAAAACCATTCTTATGCCTACGCTCGATGCCGAGTGCTCCCTCGATCTTGGCTGCCCCATTGAAGCGTTCAGCGCCTTCTGCGATGCGCACCCGGACCGCACCGTCGTGGTCTACGCCAATACCTCGGCCGCTGTTAAGGCGCGCGCGGACTGGGTCGTGACATCCAGCATCGCCGTTGAGCTGATTGAGCATCTGGATAGCCTTGGTGAGAAGATCATCTGGGCACCAGATCGCCATCTCGGCAGCTATGTGCAGAAACAGACCGGGGCCGATATCCTCTGCTGGCAGGGCGCGTGCATCGTCCACGACGAGTTTAAAACCCAGGCGCTGGCGCGCATGAAAGCGCTCTATCCTGACGCGGCTGTTCTGGTTCACCCTGAGTCACCGCAGGCGGTAGTGGATATGGCTGACGCCGTGGGCTCAACCAGCCAGCTGATCAACGCGGCCAAAACGCTGCCGCATCCGCAGCTTATTGTCGCCACCGATCGCGGTATCTTTTACAAAATGCAGCAGGCTGTTCCGGGGAAAGAGCTGCTGGAAGCGCCTACCGCCGGTGAGGGCGCAACCTGTCGCAGCTGCGCGCACTGCCCGTGGATGGCCATGAACGGCCTTCAGGCTATCGCTGAGGGGCTGGAGAAGGGCGGCGCGCTGCACGAGATCCATGTCGATGCAAAACTGCGTGAAGGGGCGCTGCTGCCGCTGAATCGCATGCTGGATTTTGCTGCAACGCTGCGTTAA
- the cpoB gene encoding cell division protein CpoB has protein sequence MSSNFRHHLLSLSLLVGIAAPWAAFAQAPISSVGSGSVEDRVTQLERISNAHSQLLTQLQQQLSDNQSDIDSLRGQIQESQYQLNQVVERQKQILLQIDSLGSGGAAAAQPAAGDQGGAATATPAPAAGAAAAPSAPVQSGDANTDYNAAIALVQDKSRQDDAIAAFSSFVKKYPDSTYVPNANYWLGQLNYNKGKKDDAAFYFASVVKNYPKSPKAPDAMFKVGVIMQEKGDTAKAKAVYQQVVSKYPGTDGAKQAQKKLSAM, from the coding sequence ATGAGCAGTAACTTCAGACATCATCTGTTGAGTCTGTCGTTACTGGTTGGCATAGCGGCCCCCTGGGCCGCTTTTGCGCAAGCGCCAATCAGTAGTGTCGGCTCAGGCTCGGTTGAAGACCGGGTCACCCAACTTGAGCGCATCTCTAACGCTCACAGCCAGCTTTTAACCCAGCTTCAGCAGCAGCTCTCTGACAACCAGTCGGATATCGACTCTCTGCGTGGTCAGATCCAGGAGAGCCAGTATCAGCTGAATCAGGTGGTTGAACGCCAGAAACAGATCCTGCTGCAGATTGATAGCCTGGGCAGCGGCGGTGCGGCAGCAGCGCAGCCAGCGGCAGGCGATCAGGGTGGGGCGGCTACCGCCACACCTGCACCCGCAGCAGGAGCGGCAGCGGCCCCCAGCGCGCCGGTACAGAGCGGTGATGCGAATACCGACTACAACGCAGCCATCGCACTGGTGCAGGATAAATCCCGCCAGGACGACGCTATCGCCGCGTTTAGCAGCTTTGTTAAAAAATACCCGGACTCCACCTACGTTCCTAATGCGAACTACTGGCTGGGTCAGTTGAACTACAACAAGGGTAAAAAAGACGATGCGGCATTCTATTTTGCCTCGGTTGTCAAAAACTATCCGAAATCTCCCAAGGCACCGGACGCGATGTTTAAGGTCGGGGTGATCATGCAGGAGAAAGGGGATACTGCCAAAGCCAAAGCGGTTTATCAGCAGGTTGTAAGCAAATATCCTGGCACCGACGGTGCAAAACAGGCGCAGAAAAAGCTCAGTGCGATGTAA
- the zitB gene encoding CDF family zinc transporter ZitB, which produces MAHHHSHASPSKHHDGNARRLLLAFSVTALFMVVEVVGGLISGSLALLADAGHMLTDAAALLFALLAVRFARRPPSDQRTFGWLRLTTLAAFVNALALVVITFMIVWEAIVRFYHPQPVAGFTMLGIAIAGLVANIVSFWILHRGSEEKNLNVRAAALHVLGDLLGSVGAIVAALVILWTGWTPVDPILSVLVSCLVLRSAWTLLKESVNELLESAPVSLDIAALRRHLRRDIPEVRDVHHVHVWTVGEKSVMTLHVQVIPPHDHDALLERIQHFLIHHYEISHVTIQMEYRPCSGPECDLNTLPSGHAHHHHH; this is translated from the coding sequence ATGGCGCATCACCACTCACACGCTTCTCCTTCTAAACACCATGATGGCAACGCCCGTCGTTTGCTATTAGCCTTTAGCGTCACTGCCCTGTTTATGGTGGTCGAAGTCGTTGGCGGCCTTATCTCCGGCTCGCTGGCGCTGCTGGCAGACGCGGGTCATATGCTTACCGATGCAGCTGCCCTGCTCTTTGCTCTGCTCGCCGTGCGCTTTGCCCGTCGTCCCCCGAGTGACCAACGCACCTTCGGCTGGCTGCGGCTCACTACCCTGGCGGCGTTCGTTAATGCCCTGGCGCTGGTCGTCATCACCTTTATGATTGTCTGGGAAGCGATTGTGCGCTTCTATCATCCGCAGCCGGTGGCGGGCTTCACGATGCTGGGCATTGCCATAGCGGGACTCGTCGCTAACATCGTCTCTTTCTGGATCCTGCATCGCGGCAGTGAAGAGAAAAACCTGAACGTGCGGGCCGCCGCGCTCCATGTTTTAGGCGATCTGCTCGGCTCCGTCGGGGCGATTGTGGCTGCGCTGGTGATCCTGTGGACAGGCTGGACGCCGGTTGACCCGATACTGTCGGTGCTGGTCTCTTGCCTGGTGCTGCGTAGCGCCTGGACGCTGCTTAAAGAGAGCGTAAATGAACTACTGGAGAGCGCACCGGTATCGCTGGATATTGCCGCGCTGCGCCGCCATCTGCGCCGTGATATCCCGGAAGTGCGTGACGTGCACCATGTGCACGTCTGGACGGTAGGAGAGAAGTCGGTGATGACCCTGCACGTGCAGGTGATCCCCCCGCACGATCATGATGCGCTCCTGGAACGCATCCAGCACTTTCTGATCCATCACTATGAGATTTCACACGTGACGATCCAGATGGAGTACCGTCCCTGCAGCGGACCGGAGTGCGATCTCAATACCCTGCCCTCCGGTCACGCCCATCATCATCACCACTAG
- the tolB gene encoding Tol-Pal system beta propeller repeat protein TolB produces the protein MKQALRVVFGFLVLWAAVLHAEVRIEITQGVDSARPIGVVPFQWAGPGAAPEDIGGIVGADLRNSGKFNPLDRSRLPQQPGSAQEVQPAAWSALGIDAVVVGQVTPNPDGGYTVAYQLVDTGGAPGTVLAQNSYKVNKQWLRYAGHTASDEVFEKLTGIKGAFRTRIAYVVQTNGGQFPYELRVSDYDGYNQFVVHRSPQPLMSPAWSPDGSKLAYVTFESGRSALVIQTLANRAVRQVASFPRHNGAPAFSPDGSKLAFALSKTGSLNLYVMDIGSGQIRQVTDGRSNNTEPTWFPDSQNLAFTSDQAGRPQVYKVNVNGGAPQRISWEGSQNQDADVSSDGKFMVMVSSNGGQQHIAKQDLAAGGVQVLSSTFLDETPSLAPNGTMVIYSSSQGMGSVLNLVSTDGRFKARLPATDGQVKFPAWSPYL, from the coding sequence ATGAAGCAGGCATTACGTGTAGTGTTTGGTTTTTTGGTGCTGTGGGCGGCCGTGCTGCACGCGGAAGTGCGCATTGAGATTACCCAGGGCGTGGATTCAGCGCGCCCGATTGGCGTTGTTCCTTTCCAGTGGGCGGGGCCTGGCGCTGCGCCTGAAGATATCGGCGGCATTGTCGGTGCTGACCTGCGCAACAGCGGCAAGTTCAACCCGCTGGATCGCTCTCGTCTGCCGCAGCAGCCGGGCAGCGCTCAGGAAGTTCAGCCTGCAGCCTGGTCTGCGCTGGGTATTGATGCCGTGGTCGTTGGGCAGGTAACGCCTAACCCGGACGGTGGCTACACCGTGGCGTATCAGCTGGTGGATACCGGCGGCGCGCCGGGTACCGTGCTGGCTCAGAACTCCTATAAGGTGAACAAGCAGTGGCTGCGCTATGCGGGCCATACTGCCAGTGATGAAGTATTCGAGAAGCTGACCGGTATTAAAGGTGCGTTCCGTACGCGTATCGCTTACGTGGTTCAGACTAACGGCGGCCAGTTCCCATACGAACTGCGCGTCTCTGACTACGACGGCTATAACCAGTTCGTGGTTCACCGTTCACCGCAGCCGTTGATGTCACCGGCATGGTCTCCGGACGGCAGCAAGCTGGCCTACGTAACCTTTGAGAGCGGTCGTTCTGCACTGGTGATCCAGACGCTGGCTAACCGCGCCGTACGTCAGGTGGCTTCGTTCCCGCGTCACAACGGTGCACCGGCATTCTCTCCGGACGGGTCTAAACTGGCGTTCGCACTGTCGAAAACCGGTAGCCTGAACCTCTACGTGATGGATATCGGCTCTGGCCAGATCCGTCAGGTCACCGACGGACGTAGCAACAACACCGAGCCGACCTGGTTCCCGGACAGCCAGAACCTGGCCTTTACCTCTGACCAGGCAGGTCGTCCGCAGGTGTATAAAGTGAATGTAAACGGCGGTGCTCCGCAGCGTATCTCCTGGGAAGGTTCTCAGAACCAGGACGCTGACGTCAGCAGCGACGGCAAGTTTATGGTAATGGTCAGCTCCAACGGTGGGCAGCAGCACATTGCCAAACAAGATCTGGCAGCGGGTGGCGTACAAGTCTTGTCGTCAACGTTCCTGGATGAAACGCCAAGTCTGGCACCTAACGGCACTATGGTAATCTACAGCTCTTCTCAGGGGATGGGATCCGTGCTGAATCTGGTTTCTACAGATGGGCGTTTCAAAGCGCGTCTTCCGGCGACTGATGGACAGGTCAAATTCCCTGCCTGGTCTCCGTATCTGTAA
- the pnuC gene encoding nicotinamide riboside transporter PnuC: protein MDFFSTQNILVHIPLGAGGYDLSWIEAVGTLAGLLCIWLASLEKISNYAFGLINVTLFAVIFFQIQLYASLLLQLFFFAANIYGWYAWSRQTTQNEAVLQIRWLPRGKAIVWLVVCALAIALMTLFIDPVFTFLTRIAVSIMQALGLNVAMPVLQPDAFPFWDACLMVLSIVAMVLMTRKYVENWLLWVVVNVISVVIFALQGVYAMSLEYLILTFIALNGSRMWINSARERGSRALVG from the coding sequence ATGGATTTTTTTAGTACGCAGAATATTTTGGTTCACATACCGCTGGGGGCTGGCGGTTACGATCTCTCGTGGATCGAAGCGGTGGGTACCCTTGCTGGCCTGCTGTGCATCTGGCTCGCCAGCCTGGAGAAGATTAGCAATTACGCCTTTGGTTTAATCAACGTGACGCTGTTTGCGGTGATCTTTTTCCAGATCCAGCTCTATGCGAGCCTGCTTCTTCAGCTCTTCTTCTTTGCGGCCAACATCTATGGTTGGTATGCCTGGTCGCGGCAAACGACGCAGAACGAGGCCGTGCTGCAAATTCGCTGGCTACCGCGCGGCAAGGCGATTGTCTGGCTGGTTGTCTGCGCCCTGGCAATTGCCCTGATGACCCTGTTTATCGATCCGGTGTTTACCTTCCTGACCCGTATTGCGGTCTCGATTATGCAGGCGCTGGGTTTAAACGTGGCGATGCCTGTGCTACAACCCGATGCCTTCCCGTTCTGGGACGCCTGCCTGATGGTGCTGTCGATCGTGGCAATGGTGCTGATGACCCGCAAATACGTTGAGAACTGGCTATTGTGGGTTGTGGTAAACGTGATTAGCGTAGTGATCTTTGCTCTGCAGGGGGTCTACGCCATGTCGCTGGAGTACCTGATCCTGACCTTTATTGCGCTAAACGGTAGCCGGATGTGGATAAACAGCGCGCGGGAACGAGGCTCACGCGCGCTGGTCGGCTAG
- the pal gene encoding peptidoglycan-associated lipoprotein Pal → MQLNKVLKGLMLALPVMAIAACSSNKNASNDQSGEGMLGAGTGMDANGSGNASSEEQARLQMQQLQQNNIVYFDLDKYDIRSDFAAMLDAHANFLRSNPSYKVTVEGHADERGTPEYNISLGERRASAVKMYLQGKGVSADQISIVSYGKEKPAVLGHDESAYAKNRRAVLVY, encoded by the coding sequence ATGCAACTGAACAAAGTGCTGAAAGGGCTGATGCTGGCTCTGCCTGTTATGGCAATCGCAGCGTGTTCTTCTAACAAGAACGCAAGCAACGACCAGAGCGGCGAAGGCATGTTGGGTGCCGGCACTGGTATGGACGCAAACGGCAGCGGCAACGCCTCTTCAGAAGAGCAGGCACGCCTGCAGATGCAGCAGCTGCAGCAGAACAACATCGTTTACTTCGATCTGGACAAGTACGATATCCGTTCTGACTTCGCTGCGATGCTGGATGCTCACGCTAACTTCCTGCGTAGCAACCCGTCCTACAAAGTCACCGTAGAAGGTCACGCTGACGAACGTGGTACTCCTGAGTACAACATCTCCCTGGGTGAACGTCGTGCTAGCGCCGTTAAAATGTACCTGCAGGGTAAAGGCGTTTCTGCTGACCAGATCTCCATCGTTTCTTACGGTAAAGAGAAACCTGCAGTACTGGGTCACGACGAATCAGCTTACGCTAAAAACCGTCGCGCCGTACTGGTTTACTAA
- a CDS encoding YbgS-like family protein, with amino-acid sequence MKMNKLATILLTTTLTLASGAALAASNSNGAANAAADAGAVAPGAKENLQPNTVNNNDINTGNTNAATGSTGTNTTGTATGSATGTSTGGMLHSNGGASTSADGQHMDKDDIHKNSMCKDGRCPDVNKKVETGDGMNNDVDTKTDGTSQ; translated from the coding sequence ATGAAAATGAATAAACTGGCCACAATTTTACTGACGACTACCCTGACTCTGGCTAGCGGCGCAGCACTCGCAGCATCTAACAGCAACGGTGCAGCTAACGCTGCCGCAGACGCCGGGGCCGTAGCACCAGGTGCTAAAGAGAATCTGCAGCCTAATACCGTAAACAATAACGATATCAATACCGGTAATACCAACGCAGCCACTGGCTCAACCGGGACTAACACTACCGGTACTGCAACCGGAAGCGCTACCGGCACCTCTACCGGCGGGATGCTGCACTCTAACGGCGGAGCTTCTACCAGCGCTGACGGCCAGCATATGGATAAAGATGACATCCATAAAAACAGCATGTGTAAAGACGGTCGCTGCCCGGACGTGAATAAAAAAGTCGAAACGGGTGATGGTATGAACAATGACGTTGATACTAAAACCGACGGCACTTCACAGTAA